A portion of the Megalobrama amblycephala isolate DHTTF-2021 linkage group LG23, ASM1881202v1, whole genome shotgun sequence genome contains these proteins:
- the zdhhc5b gene encoding palmitoyltransferase ZDHHC5-B, which yields MPVGLSVGGALGDPSPSRPFRPSRYVPVSAATAFLVGATTLFLCFTCPWLSDRFSSSIPLYNAVVFLFTLANFCMATFMDPGIFPRAEEDEDKEDDFRAPLYKTVEVRGIQVRMKWCSTCRFYRPPRCSHCSVCDNCVEEFDHHCPWVNNCIGRRNYRYFFLFLLSLTIHIMDVFGFSLLYILHHTKQLDQIHSGVTMAVMCVAGLFFVPVAGLTGFHVVLVARGRTTNEQVTGKFRGGVNPFTHGCLKNIAHVLCSSQAPRYLGRLRKPHSVQVQPPFLRPPLSEAQLAAKVLDNGVQQSKSSLEIMESQSTDADPPPPPKPEHRYPGLPHTQNEECSLLTEAPPTPSLYKYRPAYSSPGKNHTASTHSSKMSRGNSMTESPSVPVTTGQPSYRSDPSLSSRGGAGCRGGGEGGRAGSVGLGGASAFGGRSYPSFTDTLLQSAAASCSSSLRSAQTAHNALGPLISEGTTSTSYKSLANQTRNGSLSYESLLTPSESPEFESAAHELSPPRPHPPHSLSTAPGPPPILGYTSPFLSAQQREGSLQACPAPLRPSPNRAFLRPTSSPPSRAPPLSPRARSLGSPPPGPAPGHTPLGKSLSYGGGAELQHRPSTSGGGTPMQNSTFKQNLANHNTHSHKPAGGVKKVTGVGGTTYEISV from the exons ATGCCTGTGGGTCTCAGTGTGGGCGGGGCTCTCGGAGACCCCTCCCCATCCCGCCCATTCCGCCCCAGTCGCTATGTGCCTGTGTCCGCAGCAACCGCCTTCCTCGTGGGGGCCACAACGCTGTTTCTCTGTTTCAC GTGTCCGTGGCTGTCAGACCGGTTCTCCTCCTCCATTCCACTCTATAATGCTGTGGTCTTCCTCTTCACACTGGCCAATTTCTGTATGGCCACATTCATGGACCCTGGCATCTTTCCTAGAG CTGAGGAAGATGAGGATAAAGAGGATGATTTCCGTGCTCCACTTTATAAGACGGTGGAGGTGAGGGGCATTCAGGTGCGGATGAAATGGTGCTCCACGTGTCGCTTTTACAGACCACCGCGCTGTTCACACTGCTCCGTGTGTGACAACTGTGTGGAG GAGTTTGACCATCACTGCCCATGGGTGAACAACTGCATTGGGAGGCGGAACTATCGTTATTTCTTTCTGTTCCTGCTCTCGCTCACTATTCACATTATGGATGTGTTTGGCTTCAGTCTGCTATACATCCTCCATCACACAAAACAACTGGACCAGATCCACTCTGGAGTCAC TATGGCAGTGATGTGTGTAGCTGGTCTGTTTTTTGTCCCGGTTGCGGGACTCACTGGGTTCCATGTTGTGCTTGTAGCCAGAGGGAGAACGACCAAtgaacag GTGACCGGGAAGTTCAGAGGCGGTGTTAACCCCTTCACACACGGATGTTTGAAAAACATTGCACATGTGCTGTGTAGTTCACAGGCTCCCAG GTATCTTGGTCGCTTACGAAAGCCTCATTCTGTTCAGGTCCAGCCACCATTTTTGCGGCCACCTCTATCTGAAGCCCAACTTGCAGCTAAAGTCCTGGATAATGGCGTCCAGCAG TCTAAAAGTAGTCTGGAGATAATGGAGAGTCAGTCCACTGATGCTGATCCCCCTCCACCACCAAAACCAGAGCACAGATACCCTGGGTTGCCTCACACACAAAATGAAG AGTGCAGCTTGCTGACTGAGGCTCCACCCACACCTTCATTGTATAAATATAGGCCGGCCTACAGCAGCCCAGGAAAAAACCACACGGCCTCCACACATTCCAGCAAG ATGAGTCGAGGGAACAGTATGACCGAATCTCCCTCTGTCCCCGTCACCACTGGGCAGCCCAGCTACCGCTCAGACCCCAGTTTGTCAAGCCGAGGGGGTGCAGGGTGCCGTGGGGGAGGGGAGGGGGGTAGAGCAGGCTCGGTGGGGCTGGGTGGGGCCTCTGCGTTTGGCGGGCGATCTTACCCTTCTTTTACCGACACCCTCCTCCAATCAGCAGCAGCCTCTTGCTCCTCAAGCCTCCGCTCTGCCCAGACGGCCCACAATGCCCTTGGGCCCCTCATCTCTGAGGGTACAACCTCCACTAGCTACAAAAGTTTAGCCAATCAGACGCGCAACGGCAGCTTGTCATACGAAAGCCTGCTGACGCCGTCCGAAAGTCCAGAGTTTGAGTCTGCTGCTCATGAGCTGTCCCCGCCCAGACCGCACCCTCCGCACTCTCTTAGCACAGCACCGGGGCCCCCGCCTATTTTGGGGTACACGTCCCCTTTCCTGTCTGCTCAGCAGAGGGAGGGCTCTCTCCAGGCCTGCCCTGCCCCCCTAAGACCCTCCCCCAACAGAGCTTTCCTGCGCCCAACAAGCTCACCCCCTTCTCGAGCTCCACCCCTTTCTCCTCGCGCTCGCTCGTTGGGCTCCCCTCCTCCTGGCCCCGCCCCTGGCCATACACCTCTGGGCAAATCACTGTCCTACGGAGGTGGCGCCGAATTACAGCACCGCCCCTCTACCTCAGGGGGCGGGACTCCGATGCAGAA CTCGACTTTTAAACAAAACTTGGCCAATCATAACACCCACTCACACAAACCTGCAGGAGGGGTGAAGAAAGTGACTGGTGTTGGAGGAACAACCTATGAGATTTCAGTATGA
- the septin8b gene encoding septin-8-B — protein MAATDVNIYPSEEMRTLSLNGHVGFDSLPDQLVSKSVSQGFSFNILCVGETGIGKSTLMSTLFNTSFENEEASHFQNEVHLRPRTYNLQESNVDLQLTIVDTVGFGDQVNKEESYKPIVDYIDAQFENFLEEELKIKRSLYNYHDSRIHICLYFIAPTGHSLKSLDLVTMKKLDSKVNIIPIIAKADTISKSELQKFKIKIMSELVSNGVQIYQFPTDDEAVAEINSSMNAHLPFAVIGSSEEVKIGNKMVRARQYPWGVVQVENESHCDFVKLREMLIRVNMLDLREQTHARHYELYRRCKLEEMGFKDTDPDSEPFSLQETYVAKRREFIGELQLKEEQMRQMFVNKVKETEAELKEKERELHERFEMLKRTHQEEKRNLEEKRRDLEEEMNTFNRRKVAAETLQSLQGSSAIKKDKEKKT, from the exons ATGGCTGCCACAGATGTAAACATATATCCT AGTGAGGAGATGAGGACTCTCTCTCTCAACGGTCATGTCGGTTTTGACAGTCTACCTGATCAGCTGGTCAGCAAATCAGTGAGCCAAGGATTCAGCTTCAACATTCTCTGCGTAG GTGAAACTGGGATCGGCAAATCTACTTTAATGAGCACACTTTTTAACACATCGTTTGAAAATGAAGAGGCCAGCCACTTCCAGAACGAGGTGCATTTACGACCCAGAACGTACAACCTACAGGAAAGCAATGTGGATTTGCAGCTGACCATTGTAGACACAGTGGGATTTGGCGACCAGGTTAATAAAGAAGAAAG CTATAAACCTATTGTGGACTACATTGATGCCCAGTTTGAAAACTTCCTTGAAGAAGAGCTTAAAATTAAACGTTCCCTTTACAACTATCATGATTCACGAATCCATATCTGCCTCTACTTTATTGCTCCCACTGGACATTCACTGAAATCTCTGGACTTAGTTACCATGAAGAAACTGGACAGTAAG GTAAATATTATTCCCATCATTGCAAAGGCAGACACTATTTCCAAAAGTGAGCTTCAAAAATTTAAGATCAAGATCATGAGTGAACTGGTCAGCAATGGTGTTCAGATCTACCAGTTCCCAACAGACGATGAAGCTGTGGCTGAAATAAACTCTTCTATGAAt GCGCATCTGCCTTTTGCTGTGATTGGAAGCAGTGAAGAGGTTAAAATTGGGAATAAAATGGTGCGAGCCAGACAGTATCCATGGGGAGTGGTACAGG TGGAGAATGAGAGTCACTGTGACTTTGTAAAGCTGAGAGAGATGTTAATCCGTGTCAACATGCTGGACCTGAGGGAACAGACCCACGCCAGACACTATGAGCTGTACCGCCGCTGCAAACTGGAGGAGATGGGCTTCAAAGACACTGACCCTGACAGCGAACCCTTCAG TCTGCAGGAGACATACGTGGCCAAGAGGAGAGAATTTATCGGCGAGCTACAACTCAAGGAGGAGCAGATGAGACAGATGTTTGTCAACAAAGTGAAGGAGACAGAAGCAGAGCTAAAAGAAAAGGAGAGAGAG CTGCATGAAAGATTTGAGATGCTGAAACGTACACATCAGGAGGAGAAGAGGAACCTGGAGGAGAAGCGTAGAGATTTAGAAGAGGAGATGAACACCTTCAACAGGAGGAAAGTGGCTGCTGAAACCCTACAGTCTCTTCAAGGCTCCTCTGCCAtcaaaaaagacaaagagaagaAAAC ttgA
- the sfxn1 gene encoding LOW QUALITY PROTEIN: sideroflexin-1 (The sequence of the model RefSeq protein was modified relative to this genomic sequence to represent the inferred CDS: deleted 1 base in 1 codon): MAAELSTSINIKEPRWDQGTFVGRAKHFFTVTDPRNILLSNEQLEKARQIIQDYKKGVVSPGLTEDELWRAKYVFDSAFHPDTGEKMLLIGRMSAQVPMNMTITGCMMTFYRTTPAVLFWQWINQSFNAIVNYTNRSGDAPITVNQLGTAYVSATTGAVATALGLNALAKHVSPLIGRFVPFAAVAAANCINIPLMRQRELKHGIPITDENDNRLGESSKAAQQAITQVVVSRILMASPGMAIPPFLMNSLEKKAFLKRFPWMSAPIQVGLVGFCLVFATPLCCALFPQKSSMAVSRLEPELQEKIRASHPGVEKVYFNKGL; the protein is encoded by the exons ATGGCAGCCGAGCTCTCCACCTCCATAAACATTAAAGAGCCACGCTGGGATCAGGGAACATTTGTGGGTCGAGCAAAGCATTTCTTCACTGTCACAGACCCTAGAAACATCCTCCTGTCAAATGAACAATTAGAAAAAGCACGTCAGATTATTCAGGATTACAA AAAAGGGGTGGTATCACCGGGTCTCACAGAAGATGAGCTATGGAGGGCGAAGTATGTTTTTGACTCGGCATTCCATCCAGACACAGGCGAGAAAATGCTCCTGATTGGTCGTATGTCTGCTCAGGTCCCCATGAACATGACCATTACTGGATGCATGATGACGTTCTACAG AACGACTCCAGCAGTTCTGTTTTGGCAGTGGATCAATCAATCTTTCAATGCAATAGTCAACTACACCAACAGGAGCGGAGACGCCCCCATCACAGTAAA CCAGCTTGGCACAGCATATGTATCAGCCACCACAGGAGCCGTGGCTACTGCTTTAGGACTAAATGCATTAGCAAAG caTGTGTCTCCACTT ATAGGACGCTTTGTTCCATTCGCTGCTGTAGCTGCTGCTAACTGTATCAATATTCCACTCATGAGACAACG GGAACTCAAACATGGCATTCCAATAACAGATGAGAATGACAATCGATTAGGAGAATCTTCAAAGGCAGCTCAACAGGCCATCACACAAGTGGTGGTTTCCAGAATCCTCATGGCCTCTCCGGGAATGG CCATCCCCCCATTTTTAATGAACTCTTTGGAAAAGAAGGCCTTCCTCAAG AGGTTTCCGTGGATGAGTGCACCCATTCAAGTTGGCTTGGTTGGGTTTTG CCTTGTGTTTGCGACCCCGTTGTGTTGTGCATTATTCCCACAAAAGAG CTCTATGGCAGTGAGCCGCTTGGAACCAGAGCTGCAGGAGAAGATTCGAGCCAGTCATCCTGGAGTAGAGAAGGTCTACTTCAACAAAGGACTGTAA